In the genome of Streptomyces aquilus, the window CGCCAGTCAGGCGGGGCGGAGCGTCGCGGTGTGGGCGGTCTCCACGATCACCATGCTCGTCCTCGCCGGCATCCTGCCGGACTTCCAGCTCAGGTCCGCGGACGGCGACAGCGCCACCGACATCGCCGTCACCGCGGCTCTCGGCGCGGGTGCCTTCGGTGTCCTGTCGGCGCTGGTCTGGCCGCTCCTCGTACGCCTCCTGCTGCTCGTGCCCGCCCTGGTGCTCGGGCTGCTGGTCTTCGTCCTCAACGGCTTCCTGCTCCTGCTGGCGCTGCGGCTGAACCCGACCGAGCGGGGCGCGGCCGCGTGGGAGACCGCGGTCGTGGTCGCCGCCGTGATGTCGGCCGTCGCCTCCGCGACCGGCGCCGCCCTGGCCGTGCGGGACGACGACGCCTACCGGCGCCGCCTCTACCGGCTCGCCGACCGCCGCCGCCGAGGCGGCCCCGCCGCCCCGTCCGCCCCGGGGGTGGTCTTCCTCCAGCTGGACGGCGTCGGGTACGACGTCCTGCGGGTCGCCGTCGGTACGGGCGTCATGCCGACCCTCGCCCGCTGGCTCGACGGCGGCACCCACCGGCTCACCCCGTGGCGCACCGACTGGTCCAGCCAGACCGGCGCCAGCCAGCTCGGCATCCTGCACGGCAGCAACGAGGACGTGCCGGCCTTCCGCTGGTACGAGAAGGACAGCCGGGAGGTGATGGTCTGCAACCGCCCCACCAGCGCCGCCGAACTCCAGCGCCGGGCGGTCGAACGCACCGGTGACGACGGGCTGCTCGGCGTCGACGGGGCCAGCCGCGGGAACCTCTTCAGCGGCGGCGCCGACGAGCAGGCGCTCGTGCTGTCCATCGCCACCCGCCGCCGCAGCCGCGAGACCCGGTCCCGCGCGGGCTACTTCGCCTACTTCTCCGACCCGGCCAACGCCGTGCGCACCGCCCTGTCCTTCGTCGCGGAAGTGGGGCGGGAGATCGGCCAGTCGACCCGGGGCCGCGTCCACCGGGTCCGCCCGCGCGTGAGACGCGGCGGGCTCTACCCCTTCATCCGCGCCTTCGCGACCGTCGTCGAACGGGACGTCGTGGTCGCCGCGGTGATGGGCGACATGCTCGCCGGCCGCACCGCCGTCTACGCCGACCTGGTCGCCTACGACGAGGTCGCCCACCACTCCGGGCCGACGAGCCGGGACGCCGAGAAGGTCCTCGAACGCCTCGACCGCTCCCTGGCGTTGATCGAGAACGTCGCCGAACACGCCCCCCGCCCGTACCGGATCGTCGTCCTGTCCGACCACGGCCAGAGCCCTGGCGAGACCTTCCGGGCCCGCTACGGCCTCACCCTCGGCGACCTGGTGCGGGCCGGCTGCGGACTGCCCGTGCCGCGCAAGGCGCAGCGCACCCACAGCGGCGCCGAGGCCCGCGCGGCCGTCCGCGCCGCCCTGCGCCGGCCGGTCGAGGAGGGCCGCGAGCAGCACCGCCCCGCGCGCCGCAGCTCGGAGCCGCTCGTGCTGGCGTCCGGGAACCTCGGGCTGGTCTCCTTCCCGGACGTGCCGCACCGGATGAGCAAGGAGGAGATCGACGCCCGCCACCCGGCGCTGCTGACGACGCTCGCCAACCATCCCGGCATCGGCTTCCTCCTCGTGCGCAGCGAGGAGCACGGCGGGGTGGTGCTCGGGCCGTTCGGCACCGAGATCCCGGTCGACCAACTGGACGAGAATCCGGGCCCGTTGGCCGCCTTCGGGCCGGGTGCCGCCGACGCCGTACGCCGCACGCACGGCTTCGCGCACACCGCCGACATCATGGTCAACTCCTGGTACGACCCGGGCGAGGGCGAGGTGCTCGCGTTCGAGGAGCAGATCGGCTCGCACGGCGGGCTCGGCGGGGCGCAGGGACGGCCGTTCCTGCTGTCGCCGGTGGCCCTCTCCGCACCGGTCGCCGACGCGGAGGAACTCGTCGGCGCCGAACACGTCCACCGCG includes:
- a CDS encoding phage holin family protein — protein: MRGVRGGRWRRVASQAGRSVAVWAVSTITMLVLAGILPDFQLRSADGDSATDIAVTAALGAGAFGVLSALVWPLLVRLLLLVPALVLGLLVFVLNGFLLLLALRLNPTERGAAAWETAVVVAAVMSAVASATGAALAVRDDDAYRRRLYRLADRRRRGGPAAPSAPGVVFLQLDGVGYDVLRVAVGTGVMPTLARWLDGGTHRLTPWRTDWSSQTGASQLGILHGSNEDVPAFRWYEKDSREVMVCNRPTSAAELQRRAVERTGDDGLLGVDGASRGNLFSGGADEQALVLSIATRRRSRETRSRAGYFAYFSDPANAVRTALSFVAEVGREIGQSTRGRVHRVRPRVRRGGLYPFIRAFATVVERDVVVAAVMGDMLAGRTAVYADLVAYDEVAHHSGPTSRDAEKVLERLDRSLALIENVAEHAPRPYRIVVLSDHGQSPGETFRARYGLTLGDLVRAGCGLPVPRKAQRTHSGAEARAAVRAALRRPVEEGREQHRPARRSSEPLVLASGNLGLVSFPDVPHRMSKEEIDARHPALLTTLANHPGIGFLLVRSEEHGGVVLGPFGTEIPVDQLDENPGPLAAFGPGAADAVRRTHGFAHTADIMVNSWYDPGEGEVLAFEEQIGSHGGLGGAQGRPFLLSPVALSAPVADAEELVGAEHVHRVLRRWLDESGGPQVPLPERQDEQRAA